In Desulfosediminicola ganghwensis, a single window of DNA contains:
- the dapA gene encoding 4-hydroxy-tetrahydrodipicolinate synthase, which translates to MERFHGAITAIITPFTDGKVDEQAFVDLIEYQIANGIHGIVPCGTTGESATLGFDEHKRVIEIAVKTVAGRVPVIAGTGANNTLEAIEFTESAKESGADAVLSVAPYYNKPSQEGIYQHFKTVCEAVDIPTFLYNVPGRTVVNIEPDTVARLAEIDNIIGIKEACGSLEQISDVIRKCPEDFILLSGDDFTSMPTVYVGGKGVISVASNIYPKGMAELMEAALAGDVKRSRELHYKLYDLMKCMFSCPSPAPAKKGLEMIGKIPSAEVRLPITPVDEPTQTRLTAVLQQLEMI; encoded by the coding sequence ATGGAAAGATTTCACGGAGCAATTACCGCAATAATAACCCCGTTCACTGACGGTAAAGTTGATGAGCAGGCATTTGTGGACCTGATTGAATATCAGATTGCCAACGGTATTCACGGTATCGTGCCTTGCGGCACCACCGGTGAATCGGCAACTCTCGGGTTCGACGAGCATAAACGGGTTATTGAAATTGCGGTGAAAACTGTAGCCGGTCGCGTTCCGGTTATCGCCGGTACCGGTGCCAACAATACCCTTGAGGCGATCGAGTTCACCGAGAGTGCCAAGGAAAGTGGTGCAGATGCGGTCCTTTCCGTGGCTCCTTATTATAACAAGCCAAGTCAGGAAGGTATCTACCAGCATTTCAAGACGGTCTGTGAGGCTGTTGATATCCCGACGTTTCTTTACAATGTCCCAGGCCGCACCGTGGTCAATATTGAGCCGGACACTGTAGCGCGCCTGGCGGAGATCGATAACATTATCGGTATCAAGGAAGCCTGTGGTTCCCTGGAGCAGATCAGCGACGTTATCAGAAAATGTCCTGAAGACTTTATCCTGCTCTCCGGTGATGACTTCACCTCCATGCCGACAGTTTATGTCGGCGGCAAGGGCGTTATTTCGGTGGCATCCAATATTTACCCGAAGGGCATGGCAGAGTTGATGGAAGCTGCTTTGGCAGGCGATGTCAAGCGTTCCCGGGAGCTGCATTACAAACTGTATGATCTGATGAAGTGTATGTTTTCCTGCCCGAGTCCGGCTCCCGCCAAGAAAGGGCTGGAGATGATCGGCAAGATTCCGAGCGCTGAAGTGCGGTTACCGATCACACCGGTGGATGAGCCGACCCAGACCAGGTTAACAGCAGTTTTGCAGCAACTTGAAATGATTTAA
- the dapF gene encoding diaminopimelate epimerase, producing the protein MAVQFPVAFEKLSGTGNDFVVIDNRDGRVAHEEQPEFARKVCRRMFSVGADGMFLIEHSSKADFRWQFYNADGSVAEMCGNGARCVARFAYSHGIAERKMRFETLAGIIEAEIIGEAEDVRVLLTEPYDYRFDLKIAIDGTDHSASFVNTGVPHAVLFVEDEQAPVKKWGRDVRFHDLFAPAGTNANFVRVLGQNRIECRTYERGVEDETRACGTGATAAAIMAAIEKNMSSPVEVLTSGGDTLLISFDKEGTEVKNVYLQGPARRIYTGNLTAESLL; encoded by the coding sequence ATGGCGGTGCAGTTTCCGGTAGCCTTTGAAAAATTAAGTGGGACGGGCAATGATTTTGTGGTCATCGACAACAGGGATGGTCGCGTAGCACATGAAGAGCAGCCGGAATTTGCCAGAAAGGTCTGCCGCCGCATGTTCTCGGTGGGTGCTGATGGAATGTTTTTGATAGAACATTCGTCAAAGGCAGATTTTCGCTGGCAGTTTTACAATGCAGATGGCTCAGTCGCCGAGATGTGCGGCAACGGCGCGCGTTGTGTTGCCCGTTTTGCCTACAGTCACGGTATCGCAGAGCGGAAGATGCGCTTTGAGACCCTGGCCGGCATCATCGAAGCTGAAATTATTGGCGAAGCTGAAGATGTTCGGGTATTGCTTACTGAGCCTTACGATTACCGCTTTGACCTCAAAATCGCCATTGATGGCACCGATCATTCTGCCAGTTTTGTGAATACCGGTGTGCCCCATGCGGTTCTTTTTGTCGAAGATGAGCAGGCACCTGTGAAAAAATGGGGCAGGGACGTTCGTTTTCACGATCTTTTCGCACCGGCAGGAACAAACGCAAACTTCGTTCGGGTGCTCGGCCAAAACAGAATAGAGTGCCGCACATATGAGCGTGGTGTGGAGGATGAAACCCGGGCCTGTGGCACGGGTGCCACCGCCGCTGCCATTATGGCCGCAATCGAAAAGAATATGTCTTCGCCAGTGGAGGTCCTTACTTCCGGAGGTGATACTCTGTTGATCTCCTTTGACAAAGAGGGCACAGAAGTGAAAAATGTGTATCTGCAGGGCCCGGCGCGAAGAATATACACCGGTAACCTTACTGCAGAGTCTTTGCTGTAG
- a CDS encoding transglycosylase SLT domain-containing protein, producing MIAVAVVFLLLLHSADCQAEVYACRDSNGSVYFTNIIPEEGCNPFYQEVKSKKRNQKKSYDTVVYDDDIWATGVRYNVDPYLIKAVIRTESAFNHRAVSKKGAQGLMQLMPETARQLGVPDPFNPRQNIDGGTRYLKQLLDTFHGDLRLSIAAYNAGPGAVKRAGGIPKFPETINYVSRVMKHYKGYKTRGRG from the coding sequence ATGATCGCAGTAGCGGTTGTTTTTCTGTTACTGTTGCATTCTGCCGACTGTCAGGCCGAAGTATACGCCTGCCGGGATAGCAACGGGTCCGTCTACTTCACCAACATCATTCCCGAAGAGGGGTGCAACCCCTTCTACCAGGAAGTAAAATCCAAAAAACGTAATCAAAAGAAATCTTACGATACTGTAGTCTATGACGACGATATCTGGGCCACTGGCGTCCGGTATAATGTCGATCCCTATCTCATAAAGGCAGTCATTCGGACCGAGTCAGCTTTTAATCACCGGGCCGTCTCGAAGAAAGGGGCGCAGGGGTTGATGCAGCTTATGCCGGAGACCGCGCGCCAACTCGGCGTACCAGACCCGTTCAATCCCCGGCAGAATATCGATGGCGGCACCCGCTACCTCAAACAGCTTCTCGATACCTTTCATGGTGATCTCAGGCTTTCAATTGCGGCATACAATGCCGGGCCCGGTGCAGTGAAAAGGGCTGGGGGCATACCGAAATTCCCTGAGACCATCAATTATGTGTCGAGGGTCATGAAACACTACAAGGGATACAAGACCCGCGGCAGGGGCTAG
- a CDS encoding tyrosine-type recombinase/integrase, with product MPNITNRSLQSVRPKSKPLFIRDTKVKGFAAKVNPSGSIKLIAEVRHEKRTVRKTIGEYPGISLQDARAQTITFIQQVRTGKHREVTKKEVPLYDLFQRYLLTVDLKQNTRKNYRQVIGFYLQDWLEIPVSSISREMVEKRFYKIRDKGIAGGKPTYSQATKVMRILSALMNYAIGDEQIESNPVDVLRLKKVDRSTRKRTSYLKASEAHHLLKRTEGDNHPVTQAIRLMLYTGMRKNEALRLRWSDLVDAEGISCLLIRDPKNGRDHYVPVSSHVNEVLQKAKNSTEHIFPSTQKKGACISDVRPTLSRLHDLTGLTFRCHDLRRTFATRATEVGIDYLMVKRLLNHKSNDITAQYIQWHSRENLLMMRESLERITY from the coding sequence ATGCCCAACATTACAAACAGATCACTACAATCCGTACGTCCAAAGTCTAAACCGCTCTTCATCAGAGATACAAAGGTGAAGGGCTTTGCAGCTAAGGTAAACCCATCAGGGTCTATCAAGCTGATTGCTGAAGTCCGCCACGAGAAACGGACAGTTAGAAAGACGATAGGGGAGTATCCCGGCATCAGCCTACAAGATGCTAGAGCCCAAACCATCACATTTATCCAACAAGTTAGAACTGGGAAGCATAGGGAAGTAACGAAGAAAGAGGTGCCTTTGTACGACCTCTTCCAGAGGTACCTTCTGACTGTGGATCTCAAGCAGAACACAAGAAAGAATTACAGGCAGGTAATCGGGTTCTATCTTCAGGACTGGTTAGAGATACCTGTTTCATCCATAAGCCGTGAGATGGTTGAGAAGCGTTTCTACAAGATCAGAGACAAGGGTATCGCAGGGGGGAAGCCTACCTATTCTCAAGCAACCAAAGTCATGAGGATACTCTCAGCCCTCATGAACTATGCTATAGGGGATGAACAGATAGAGAGCAACCCTGTTGATGTGCTTAGGCTTAAAAAGGTAGATAGGAGCACAAGGAAACGAACAAGTTACCTAAAGGCCTCAGAGGCCCATCATCTCTTGAAACGAACAGAGGGAGATAACCACCCAGTTACGCAAGCTATCCGCCTTATGCTCTATACGGGCATGAGGAAGAATGAGGCTTTAAGGCTTAGGTGGTCCGATCTTGTAGATGCTGAGGGTATCTCCTGCCTTCTCATAAGAGATCCAAAGAATGGGCGAGACCATTATGTTCCTGTGTCTTCCCATGTCAATGAGGTCCTCCAGAAAGCGAAGAACAGTACAGAACACATCTTCCCCTCTACACAGAAGAAAGGTGCTTGTATAAGCGACGTGAGGCCCACACTGAGCCGTTTGCATGATCTGACAGGCTTAACCTTTAGGTGCCATGATCTACGCAGGACATTCGCTACAAGAGCCACAGAAGTGGGCATAGATTATCTCATGGTCAAGAGACTCCTGAACCACAAGAGCAATGACATTACCGCTCAGTACATCCAGTGGCACTCAAGAGAAAACCTGCTGATGATGAGGGAATCTCTAGAAAGAATAACCTATTAA
- a CDS encoding fibronectin type III domain-containing protein: MRSGRGAKVAGTLVLGTALLVAGGCGFKNQPVPPDTVVPEAIRDLRYTIEDNGAQLSWTYPVETIARENIEAISTFELFTAEIPLDDYCAGCPVPYGRIIEIDGGQSMLNNVPRVASYQYGPLKNAYKYFFKVQSRTSWLAASDDSNTITFVYHIPAAPPEGLQAAAVDSSVKLSWQPVSTTVEGKVIVNPIKYQVFRRTGEVEFARVGGITSETSYTDKAVVNGQTYDYAVQALMVFDEDLTPGKRSAHISATPIDITPPPVPTGVMVVATGEGNRIIWDPPDEDDTASYKIYRRDDSRDSLTAVGEATVPSTTFIDSSAEEERVYYYSVTALDSQQPPNESERSEEATLRH, encoded by the coding sequence ATGAGATCAGGGCGCGGAGCAAAAGTTGCAGGGACTTTGGTCCTGGGGACTGCTTTACTGGTTGCCGGGGGATGCGGTTTTAAAAACCAGCCGGTGCCACCGGATACAGTAGTGCCTGAAGCAATTCGGGATCTGCGCTATACCATTGAAGACAATGGTGCTCAACTGTCCTGGACATATCCTGTAGAAACCATCGCAAGAGAAAATATAGAGGCGATCTCCACCTTCGAACTGTTCACGGCGGAGATCCCCCTCGACGATTATTGTGCAGGCTGCCCCGTTCCTTACGGGCGAATCATAGAGATTGACGGCGGCCAGTCGATGCTGAACAACGTTCCAAGGGTTGCCAGCTACCAGTATGGGCCCCTGAAAAATGCGTATAAGTATTTCTTCAAAGTTCAATCCCGTACCAGTTGGCTTGCTGCCAGTGATGATTCCAATACCATTACCTTCGTATACCACATACCTGCGGCTCCCCCCGAGGGGCTTCAGGCCGCGGCGGTTGACTCCAGCGTCAAGCTGAGTTGGCAGCCTGTGAGTACCACCGTGGAAGGCAAGGTTATTGTAAATCCGATTAAATATCAGGTTTTTCGTCGAACCGGTGAGGTTGAGTTTGCCAGGGTTGGCGGCATAACGAGTGAGACCAGCTATACCGACAAAGCTGTGGTCAATGGCCAGACCTATGACTATGCCGTACAGGCCCTGATGGTCTTTGACGAAGACCTCACTCCGGGTAAGCGCAGTGCCCATATTTCCGCCACCCCGATTGATATCACCCCGCCGCCCGTTCCTACCGGGGTGATGGTTGTGGCAACCGGAGAAGGCAACAGGATAATCTGGGATCCACCTGATGAGGACGATACCGCGAGCTATAAAATTTATCGCCGGGATGATAGCCGTGACAGCCTGACTGCGGTGGGAGAGGCCACTGTGCCGAGCACGACGTTTATCGATTCTTCAGCGGAAGAAGAACGAGTGTATTATTATAGCGTCACGGCCTTGGACAGCCAGCAGCCACCGAACGAAAGTGAAAGGTCGGAGGAGGCAACCCTGAGGCATTAA
- the argH gene encoding argininosuccinate lyase has translation MTQQKKEGSDKLWGGRFAEGTAASVEAFTASIHYDSRLYKYDIAGSKAHAAMLADSGIIAVDELKLIVEGLSSIEKDIEEGNFEFRRELEDIHMNIEKALVDRIGPAGAKLHSARSRNDQIALDFKMYLRDQCDILADLLQSIRRAFVLLARKYLGQVMPGYTHLQRAQPVQIAHHMLAYYEMFGRDRERILDCRKRINLSPLGCAAMAGTGLPINREQVAEALGFDGVTANSMDTSGDRDYAIEFVSTCTMIQLHLSRLSEELVLWSSSEFNFVEISDKFCTGSSIMPQKKNPDIPELIRGKSGRVTGSLMSLITLVKGLPLTYNRDLQEDKEPVFDTVDTVTASVAIMAELLENLKFRTDNMVEATRTGFITATDLADYLVMKNVPFREAHGIVGGAVAYCLDKGCELYDLSIEEMKQFSEAIEEDVFAVLSVEGSVNSRVSTGGTGLSRVEEAVVNAEKQMGI, from the coding sequence ATGACACAACAAAAAAAAGAAGGTTCGGATAAGCTCTGGGGCGGCAGGTTCGCCGAGGGCACAGCCGCTTCGGTGGAGGCGTTTACCGCCTCCATCCACTATGACTCAAGGCTGTATAAATACGATATCGCCGGCTCCAAAGCCCACGCCGCTATGTTGGCTGATAGCGGTATCATTGCTGTCGACGAGCTGAAGCTGATTGTCGAGGGGCTCTCCTCCATCGAAAAGGATATCGAAGAGGGCAATTTCGAGTTCCGCCGTGAACTGGAAGATATTCACATGAATATCGAAAAGGCGCTGGTGGATCGCATCGGCCCTGCCGGTGCCAAGCTGCATAGTGCCCGTTCCCGTAACGATCAGATTGCGCTGGACTTCAAGATGTACCTGCGGGATCAGTGCGATATCCTCGCCGATCTGCTGCAGAGCATCCGCCGTGCGTTTGTGCTGTTGGCCAGGAAGTATCTCGGTCAGGTGATGCCGGGGTATACCCATCTGCAACGAGCGCAACCGGTGCAGATCGCCCATCACATGCTGGCCTACTACGAGATGTTCGGTCGAGATCGTGAGCGTATTCTCGACTGCCGAAAGCGTATCAACCTCTCGCCGCTGGGTTGTGCGGCCATGGCCGGCACCGGCTTGCCTATCAATCGGGAGCAGGTGGCAGAGGCACTCGGTTTTGACGGGGTGACCGCGAACTCCATGGATACCTCAGGTGATCGTGACTACGCCATCGAGTTCGTGAGCACCTGTACCATGATCCAGCTGCATCTCTCGAGACTTTCCGAGGAGCTGGTGCTCTGGTCTTCTTCCGAGTTCAACTTTGTGGAAATTTCCGATAAGTTCTGTACCGGCTCGTCGATTATGCCACAGAAGAAAAACCCGGATATCCCTGAGCTGATCCGTGGTAAATCCGGCAGGGTAACCGGTAGCCTGATGAGCCTGATAACCCTGGTGAAAGGGTTGCCGCTCACCTATAACCGTGACCTGCAGGAAGACAAGGAGCCGGTGTTCGATACCGTAGATACTGTCACAGCCTCTGTGGCGATTATGGCGGAATTGCTTGAAAATCTTAAATTCCGCACCGATAATATGGTGGAGGCCACCAGAACAGGTTTTATCACCGCCACCGATCTTGCGGATTACCTGGTCATGAAAAATGTACCTTTCCGCGAGGCTCATGGTATTGTTGGTGGTGCGGTGGCCTACTGTCTTGACAAGGGTTGTGAGCTGTATGACCTCTCCATCGAAGAGATGAAGCAGTTTTCCGAGGCGATTGAAGAGGATGTTTTTGCGGTATTGAGTGTTGAGGGCTCGGTGAATAGCCGTGTTTCAACAGGAGGAACGGGGCTCTCCCGCGTGGAAGAGGCCGTTGTTAATGCTGAAAAACAAATGGGGATATAA
- the folK gene encoding 2-amino-4-hydroxy-6-hydroxymethyldihydropteridine diphosphokinase, which translates to MGAKKSAVEEIRVFIGMGSNLGNSKETLLAAWQELSSYPDIECVRLSRPYVSAPVDMKSQHWFTNAVGELRTTLGPRQLLRRLLEVENSLGRVRREGVFGYQDREIDLDLLYYGDTLMDEPELVLPHPHLQNRRFVLEPMAEIAGEFLDCKQNRTVAELTARLMERIAEGNEDKQEISPSTWPEQ; encoded by the coding sequence ATGGGTGCTAAAAAGAGTGCGGTGGAAGAAATTCGCGTTTTTATCGGTATGGGTTCAAACCTGGGCAACAGCAAGGAGACCCTGCTGGCAGCCTGGCAGGAGCTAAGTAGTTATCCGGATATCGAATGCGTACGGCTCTCCAGGCCCTATGTATCGGCACCTGTGGATATGAAGAGTCAGCACTGGTTCACCAACGCGGTTGGCGAACTGCGCACCACCCTCGGACCCAGACAGTTGTTGCGACGGTTGCTGGAGGTGGAGAATAGCCTGGGCCGCGTGCGACGGGAAGGTGTTTTTGGTTATCAGGACAGGGAGATAGATCTCGATCTGCTCTACTACGGTGATACCCTGATGGATGAACCGGAGCTGGTGCTTCCCCACCCCCATCTGCAGAACAGGCGTTTTGTGCTTGAGCCGATGGCGGAGATAGCCGGGGAGTTTCTGGACTGCAAGCAGAACAGGACGGTTGCGGAGCTTACAGCACGACTGATGGAACGGATCGCAGAGGGCAATGAGGATAAGCAGGAGATCAGCCCCTCGACCTGGCCGGAGCAGTAA
- the dapB gene encoding 4-hydroxy-tetrahydrodipicolinate reductase, which translates to MINVIIAGAAGRMGQRIAHMVQAHPQLNYAGAFEAEGSPNIGKDAGQLVFGEANGVIIGEGLESVIEQGDVIIDFTFHAATMSFARIAAKHNRAMVIGTTGLTDENLAELAELAGNFPCVQAPNMSVCVNVLFKLVKKTAALLGDDYDIEIIEAHHNKKKDAPSGTALKLGEMAAEGVERKLSEVGVFERNGIIGERKPEEIGISTIRAADIVGEHTVYFAGPGERIELTHRAHSRDHFAKGAARAAAWVVGKENGMYNMFDVLGLQDL; encoded by the coding sequence ATGATAAATGTGATTATAGCCGGCGCGGCGGGCAGAATGGGCCAGCGTATCGCCCATATGGTGCAGGCGCATCCACAACTCAATTACGCCGGAGCTTTCGAGGCAGAAGGCAGCCCGAATATTGGAAAAGATGCCGGCCAGCTCGTTTTTGGAGAAGCCAACGGGGTGATTATCGGTGAAGGGCTTGAGTCCGTAATCGAACAGGGAGATGTCATCATCGACTTCACCTTTCATGCCGCCACCATGAGTTTTGCCCGCATCGCTGCCAAACATAACCGCGCCATGGTCATCGGGACCACCGGTCTCACCGATGAAAACCTTGCAGAACTGGCTGAACTTGCCGGGAACTTTCCATGTGTGCAGGCGCCGAACATGTCGGTCTGTGTCAACGTGCTATTCAAGCTGGTAAAAAAGACCGCAGCCCTGTTGGGCGATGATTACGATATTGAAATAATCGAGGCCCATCACAACAAGAAAAAGGATGCCCCCAGCGGCACAGCCTTAAAGCTTGGTGAGATGGCTGCCGAGGGCGTTGAGCGGAAGCTCTCCGAGGTAGGAGTGTTTGAGCGAAATGGCATTATTGGCGAGCGCAAGCCCGAAGAGATTGGTATCTCCACCATCAGGGCTGCGGATATCGTCGGTGAGCATACCGTCTATTTTGCTGGTCCTGGCGAGCGTATTGAGCTCACCCACAGGGCGCACAGCCGTGACCATTTTGCCAAAGGCGCTGCAAGAGCGGCGGCCTGGGTTGTCGGTAAAGAGAACGGTATGTACAACATGTTCGATGTGCTGGGCCTGCAGGACCTCTAA
- a CDS encoding YHS domain-containing protein: MSPLRILVLAVLLYIGYRLVRSTLTGDRDKKTTTKDSETESGTPVEDVLMEDPVCHSLVPKQQAIRLQHRGSTVYFCSEKCCNTFIAQQGED, from the coding sequence TTGAGTCCTCTACGAATTTTGGTGCTGGCCGTGCTGCTGTACATCGGGTATCGATTGGTGCGGAGCACCCTGACTGGAGACCGTGACAAAAAGACTACAACAAAGGATTCGGAGACTGAATCAGGCACGCCGGTTGAGGATGTGCTGATGGAGGATCCGGTATGCCACAGCCTTGTTCCGAAACAGCAGGCAATACGTCTACAACATCGTGGATCGACTGTCTATTTCTGTAGTGAAAAGTGCTGTAACACATTTATTGCTCAACAAGGAGAAGACTGA
- a CDS encoding SulP family inorganic anion transporter, with product MMFGLKAGSVDVKNEITSGITVALALVPEAVAFAFVAGVDPLVGLYAAFMVGLVTSIMGGRPGMISGATGALAVVMVSLVKEGNERGLAMAEPIANMGLQYLFATVIAMGLIQALAGYFQLGKFIRLVPHPVMLGFVNGLAIVIFLSQLSMFKSTGVDGLSWLQGTNLAVMAALVLLTMAIMFFLPKITKKVPAGLTAILVVTAITLVLKLDVATVGSFIRDGGGEGLKGGLPTFQTEIFTQLPWNWETLSFILPYAFILAMIGLIESLLTLNLIDEITETRGNSNKECLAQGAANIVTGLFGGMGGCAMIGQSMINVNSGARARLSGIVAALGLLFFVLFGSAYIEIVPIAALTGIMFMVVIGTFAWSSLRIMHKIPKSDALVLVTVSALTVIFDLAVAVLVGVIMSALVFSWESAIRIRARKGAKADGTKVYEIWGPLFFGSTAMFASKFDFKGDPEKIEIDFIESRVSDHSGVEAISNIVSRYQKEGKSVALKHLSDDSKKLLRKIDPKYERIIVEEVDDPRYHVVADPTLFDRP from the coding sequence ATGATGTTTGGATTGAAAGCTGGTTCGGTAGATGTAAAGAATGAAATAACCTCTGGAATCACAGTGGCACTGGCACTGGTTCCAGAAGCGGTGGCCTTTGCCTTTGTGGCGGGTGTCGACCCCTTGGTTGGCCTGTATGCGGCATTTATGGTCGGTCTCGTAACCTCGATCATGGGTGGTCGTCCCGGCATGATTTCGGGCGCTACCGGAGCACTGGCGGTGGTAATGGTATCGCTGGTGAAAGAGGGTAATGAGAGGGGGCTTGCCATGGCGGAGCCTATCGCGAATATGGGGCTGCAATACCTTTTCGCCACTGTAATTGCCATGGGCCTGATTCAGGCGCTGGCCGGCTACTTTCAGCTTGGTAAGTTTATCAGGCTGGTACCGCATCCGGTGATGCTGGGCTTTGTAAATGGCCTGGCAATTGTTATTTTTCTTTCCCAGCTCAGCATGTTCAAATCGACAGGGGTCGATGGCCTCAGCTGGTTGCAGGGAACGAATTTAGCTGTCATGGCCGCGTTGGTGCTGCTGACAATGGCTATCATGTTCTTTCTGCCGAAAATAACGAAAAAGGTGCCGGCCGGGCTTACTGCAATCCTCGTGGTTACGGCCATCACCCTGGTCTTAAAGCTCGATGTTGCCACTGTTGGTTCCTTCATCCGTGATGGTGGCGGCGAGGGGCTGAAGGGCGGTTTACCTACCTTTCAAACCGAGATATTCACCCAGCTACCCTGGAACTGGGAGACGCTCTCCTTCATCCTGCCCTATGCCTTTATCCTGGCAATGATCGGTCTGATAGAGTCGCTTTTGACCTTAAACCTGATCGATGAGATTACAGAGACCCGGGGCAACAGCAACAAGGAATGTCTGGCTCAGGGTGCAGCAAACATCGTTACCGGTCTGTTCGGCGGAATGGGCGGCTGCGCAATGATCGGCCAGTCGATGATCAATGTGAACTCTGGCGCACGGGCAAGGTTATCCGGCATCGTGGCGGCGCTCGGTTTGCTCTTTTTCGTGCTCTTTGGCTCAGCATATATCGAAATCGTACCCATTGCGGCATTGACGGGTATCATGTTCATGGTGGTGATTGGTACCTTTGCCTGGAGTAGCCTTAGAATTATGCACAAGATCCCTAAATCGGATGCCCTGGTGCTGGTCACCGTATCTGCGCTAACGGTGATTTTTGATCTGGCTGTGGCGGTTCTGGTCGGTGTAATAATGTCTGCACTGGTGTTTTCATGGGAGAGTGCAATTCGCATTCGCGCCAGAAAGGGAGCCAAGGCCGATGGCACCAAGGTCTACGAGATCTGGGGGCCGCTCTTTTTTGGTTCGACTGCAATGTTTGCCTCCAAGTTTGATTTCAAAGGGGACCCTGAGAAAATCGAGATTGATTTCATAGAATCAAGAGTTTCAGATCATTCAGGTGTTGAGGCGATCTCCAACATCGTCAGCAGATACCAGAAAGAGGGCAAGAGTGTGGCCTTGAAGCACCTTAGCGACGATAGTAAAAAACTGCTTAGGAAAATCGACCCGAAATATGAGAGAATAATTGTGGAAGAGGTTGATGACCCACGCTACCATGTAGTGGCAGACCCAACCCTCTTCGACAGACCCTAA
- the fsa gene encoding fructose-6-phosphate aldolase: MKFFIDTANIDEIKKGVEMGMVDGVTTNPSLIAKESKPFEEIIKEICSVVDGPVSAEVVSLDAPGMVAEAKELAKIGDNIVIKVPMIIEGIKAVKQLTAEGIKTNVTLVFSCAQALLAAKAGASFVSPFVGRLDDIGAPGMELIGDIATMYDNYGYTSEIIVASVRSPQHVVDSALIGADIATIPLKVIEQLAKHPLTDKGMEQFLADWEKRAK; encoded by the coding sequence ATGAAATTTTTCATCGATACAGCCAACATAGATGAAATCAAGAAAGGCGTTGAGATGGGTATGGTTGATGGTGTTACCACCAACCCTTCCCTGATCGCCAAAGAGTCCAAGCCTTTCGAGGAGATCATCAAAGAGATCTGCTCAGTGGTAGACGGTCCGGTAAGTGCCGAGGTTGTAAGCCTCGATGCTCCCGGTATGGTCGCTGAGGCAAAAGAGCTCGCCAAGATCGGTGACAACATCGTCATCAAGGTGCCGATGATCATCGAAGGCATCAAGGCTGTCAAGCAGCTTACCGCAGAAGGCATTAAAACCAACGTCACCCTCGTTTTCTCCTGTGCGCAGGCCCTGCTTGCCGCTAAGGCCGGAGCGAGCTTTGTGAGCCCGTTTGTGGGCCGTCTCGACGACATTGGTGCACCGGGCATGGAGTTGATTGGCGACATCGCCACCATGTACGACAACTACGGTTACACCAGTGAGATCATCGTAGCATCCGTACGCAGCCCTCAGCACGTTGTAGATTCAGCGCTGATCGGTGCTGACATCGCCACCATTCCCCTGAAGGTTATCGAGCAGCTGGCAAAGCATCCGCTGACCGATAAGGGTATGGAGCAGTTCCTGGCCGATTGGGAGAAGCGTGCCAAGTAA